The genomic segment CAGGATCGGTTCCGCCTGGGCCAGGGTCCCGAACTCCCGCAACTCCTTGGCGGTGAATTTGGCCTGTGCAGGACCGCGACGACCGACAAGGTGCACATCGCGCACCTGGCTTTCGGCCAATGCATCCAGCGCGTGCGCAGAAATGTCGCTGCCACGCAGCTCGTCCACGGTCTTGGACAGGATGCGGCAGACGTCCAGCGCGACATTTCCGTTGCCGATGACGATGGCGCGCCGGTGCGACAGGTCAATCTTTACATCCCGGAAATCGGGGTGACCATTGTACCAACCGATGAAATCCGTCGCGGTCAGGTTCCCGTCCAGCTCTTCGCCCGGAATGCCCAGATCGCGACCGCGCAGCGCGCCGGTGGCCACGACAACCGCGTCATAGCTTGCGCGCATCTCTTCGATCGAGACATCGGTCCCGACCGAGACATTGCCGAGAAAGGTGAAATCTTTGTGGTCCGCCAGCGTCTCGAACAGAGCGGTCACGGACTTCAGCTTTTGATGGTCCGGGGCGACGCCATAGCGAACCAGGCCAAAGGGCACGGGCAGGCGTTCGAACATGTCGACACGAACGTCGGCTTCGCTGCGCAGCAGGGCCTCGGCTGTAAAGAAGCCTGCGGGGCCGCTTCCGATAATCGCGACGTTATGGGCCATGGCGCGTCTCCTTTCTGGCACGAGGGTGGGGGTGGGCGGCCATCGCATGCAGCCGCCCAAAGGGGGGCAGGTCAGCGCGAGGCGACGTAGAGCATCAGGGAACTGTCGTCCGACGAGAACTTGACGTTGGAGCCGGAGCCGAACTGGATCACGTCCCCGGCCTTGAAATCGGTCGCGGTGCCGTCTTCCTCGGTCACGGTGACGGTGCCTTCGACGACCAGTTTGAACTCATCGAATTCGTAGCTGTAGGGAAAGGCTTCGCCCTTGTTCATGCGGAACATGCCCATGGTCAGGGGCGTGCCACCCGACGTGCCCGTCGCAAAGTCCTTGCCGTAGACATGGGGAAAATCCTCGGCGGCGACGGGCAGGGCCTCGGTCAATACCGCTTCAAGTTTCTGAACGCTCATCATGTGCCTTTCGCGCATTTGTCATTTCAGGGGCGGGCCGTGTCGAAAGGGCCGTCCCTGGAGCGATCAAGCACAGGCTCACTGGCCCTGTTTGGATCCAATTCTGGGGAATTTGATGGGGCCAAGGGGGATCAGGGCGATGCGGCGCGGAATCGAGCAGTGACTTGCTGCACCTGCACAAAAATACCGCGAACATTGAATTTTCCCGGCTTCGCCGTGCGGGATGCTGGATATTTGGGCGCTCAGGCCGCCTATGATCTGACGATCAACTGCGCACAGGTGCTCAGGCGGTCCAATGGTGGTTGCGGTCACCCCCGGCGCGCTGAATCGTTAAGCCCCTGGTGCTGCCGGACCCCCATTTCGGCAATAACTGGCCCCTGATTCAGGACCGGATAAAATTTGAAAGGAGTGGCTGCGATGACGCTCTCGATGACATTACAGCGCGATTCGGAGACCTCGCTGCAAAGTCAGATCTTTGATCGTGTGCGCGAGATGATCCTGAACGGCAGCCTGCGCGGGGGCATGGCGCTGACGCCGTCACGAACCCTGTCCAAACAGCTCAACGTGTCCCGCAACACCGTGACCCTGGCCTATGACCGCCTGGTGGCCGAGGGCTATGTCACATCGAAGGGAACGGCCGGCCTGGTCGTCACGTCGATCCCGCCGGACCATTTCCTGGCCGTCGCCAACGCGGCCGAGGCCAGCCCGGTGTTCCCGCTCGATCACAACAACCCGATTGCCGATGGGACACCCATGCTGTGCTACGCGGGGATCCCCGGCGGTGAAACCAATGGACCCGCCTATGACTTCTGGGTGGGCCGTTCGGCGGCGGATGCCTTTCCGCTGGATACCTGGCGACGACTGGCCATGCGCCGATTGGCTCAATCGCCCCGGCATCTGACAGATTACTGCGATCCGGCGGGGCTGCACGATCTGCGCAACGCAATCGCCCGTCATCTGGCGCGCAACCGCGGCATGACCGTTTCGGCCGATCAGATCATCGTCACCTCCGGCAGTCAGGACGGCATCAGCCTGGTTCTCAATCTGCTGCGACCGCAGGTCCGACGGCTGTGCATCGAGACGCCGGGGTACA from the Jannaschia sp. M317 genome contains:
- a CDS encoding cupin domain-containing protein, which codes for MSVQKLEAVLTEALPVAAEDFPHVYGKDFATGTSGGTPLTMGMFRMNKGEAFPYSYEFDEFKLVVEGTVTVTEEDGTATDFKAGDVIQFGSGSNVKFSSDDSSLMLYVASR